One region of Microbacterium sufflavum genomic DNA includes:
- a CDS encoding VOC family protein: MSGLIPYLLFPGTAAEALGHYRDVFGGELQLMDYAQAGRHDGPGDAVAHGQLSGGPVELAGADAGADDDAVQMSGMFLSLLGTADAATLTRWFGELAAGGRVIDALQRRPWGDHDGTLVDRYGIRWLIGFHPED, from the coding sequence ATGAGTGGACTGATCCCGTACCTGCTGTTCCCCGGCACCGCCGCCGAAGCCCTCGGCCACTACCGCGACGTGTTCGGGGGTGAGTTGCAGCTGATGGACTACGCGCAGGCCGGTCGCCACGACGGTCCTGGCGACGCCGTCGCGCACGGGCAGCTCAGCGGCGGCCCGGTCGAGCTCGCCGGAGCGGATGCGGGCGCCGACGACGACGCGGTGCAGATGAGCGGCATGTTCCTGTCGCTCCTCGGAACGGCGGATGCGGCGACACTGACGCGCTGGTTCGGTGAGCTCGCCGCCGGCGGGCGCGTGATCGATGCGCTGCAGCGGCGGCCGTGGGGCGACCACGACGGAACGCTCGTCGACCGCTACGGCATCCGTTGGCTCATCGGCTTCCACCCCGAGGACTGA
- a CDS encoding UDP-N-acetylmuramate dehydrogenase yields MREVEPLRLAELTTLRTGGAPERMFDATTTEGLVEALRETWERGDPWLVLGGGSNLFVGDEPFDGTVIRVRTTGIEELPSPHAGRIRLRVQAGHGWDDLVAYAVEHGYAGLEAMSGIPGTVGASPVQNIGAYGQEIQETLVEVELIDESTGEISTVPAAELGLGFRTSVLKHHHGSEPQRRAVILSVTVDLLVAGERVVRGEQLRRALGLTDDAPVLLTWVRERILATRGSKGMLLDEHDPDTHGVGSFFQNAIVTAAQARTLPPECPRWPVAPDLDAVTVIPLASYDGYVPPTRAEAPDVKVSAAWLIEQAGIRKGFKLPRSRASVSTKHALALTNRGGATAAEVAELARFIQSRVHAEFGLVLQPEPVLLGVDL; encoded by the coding sequence ATGAGAGAGGTCGAACCCCTGCGGCTGGCCGAGCTCACGACGCTGCGCACCGGCGGCGCCCCCGAGCGCATGTTCGACGCCACCACGACCGAGGGTCTCGTCGAGGCGCTCCGCGAGACCTGGGAGCGGGGCGACCCGTGGCTGGTGCTGGGCGGCGGCTCCAACCTCTTCGTGGGGGACGAGCCGTTCGACGGCACCGTCATCCGCGTCCGCACGACCGGGATCGAGGAGCTCCCCTCGCCGCATGCGGGTCGTATCCGGCTGCGCGTGCAGGCGGGCCACGGCTGGGATGACCTCGTCGCCTACGCGGTCGAGCACGGGTACGCCGGCCTGGAGGCCATGAGCGGCATCCCGGGGACCGTCGGTGCGTCTCCCGTGCAGAACATCGGCGCCTACGGCCAGGAGATCCAGGAGACGCTGGTCGAGGTCGAGCTGATCGACGAGTCCACGGGTGAGATCTCGACCGTGCCCGCGGCGGAGCTCGGGCTGGGCTTCCGCACCTCGGTGCTCAAGCATCACCACGGCAGCGAGCCGCAGCGCCGCGCCGTGATCCTGTCGGTGACGGTCGACCTGCTGGTCGCGGGGGAGCGGGTGGTGCGCGGTGAGCAGCTCCGTCGCGCGCTCGGGCTGACCGACGACGCGCCGGTGCTGCTGACCTGGGTGCGGGAGCGCATCCTGGCGACCCGCGGGTCGAAGGGCATGCTGCTCGACGAGCACGACCCCGACACGCACGGCGTCGGCTCCTTCTTCCAGAACGCGATCGTGACGGCTGCGCAGGCGCGCACGCTGCCCCCGGAGTGCCCGCGCTGGCCGGTGGCCCCCGACCTCGACGCCGTGACGGTCATCCCGCTCGCGTCGTACGACGGGTACGTGCCGCCGACCAGGGCCGAGGCGCCCGACGTGAAGGTGAGCGCGGCCTGGCTGATCGAACAGGCGGGTATCCGCAAGGGCTTCAAGCTCCCGCGGTCGCGCGCCTCGGTCTCCACCAAGCACGCCCTCGCCCTCACGAACCGCGGTGGGGCGACCGCGGCGGAGGTCGCGGAGCTGGCGCGGTTCATCCAGAGCCGCGTGCACGCCGAGTTCGGGCTGGTGCTGCAGCCGGAGCCGGTGCTGCTCGGCGTCGACCTCTAG
- a CDS encoding MaoC/PaaZ C-terminal domain-containing protein, which translates to MGFTVGDVVAERTVHLTRESLVRYAGASGDFNPIHYRDDVAASVGLPGVLAHGMLTMGIASSVVVAALDPATRIVDYGVRFTKPVVVDPVDGADIHVAATVGAVDDDTARIDLKVTFDDTSVLVKAQLRVAVR; encoded by the coding sequence ATGGGCTTCACCGTCGGAGACGTGGTCGCCGAGCGCACCGTGCACCTCACCCGCGAGTCCCTGGTGCGCTACGCCGGTGCCTCCGGAGACTTCAACCCCATCCACTACCGCGACGACGTGGCCGCATCGGTCGGGCTCCCCGGCGTGCTCGCGCACGGCATGCTCACGATGGGCATCGCCTCGTCGGTGGTCGTGGCCGCCCTCGACCCCGCCACCCGCATCGTCGACTACGGCGTGCGCTTCACCAAGCCCGTCGTGGTCGACCCGGTGGACGGTGCCGACATCCATGTGGCGGCGACGGTCGGCGCGGTCGACGACGACACCGCGCGGATCGACCTGAAGGTCACGTTCGACGACACGAGCGTGCTCGTCAAGGCGCAGCTGCGCGTCGCCGTCCGATGA
- a CDS encoding FAS1-like dehydratase domain-containing protein: protein MAVNQDLIGREFPPTAPYLVGREKVREFARAVFADAPQHTDVEAARAAGYADVVAPPTFAMVIQDLTLQQLLGDENAGIELSRTVHAEQRFRYSRPIVAGDEVTAQLRVTGIRMMGGNAMITSETEIVDDEGAHVVTATTVLLVGAEEGEDA from the coding sequence GTGGCAGTCAACCAAGATCTGATCGGCCGGGAGTTCCCGCCGACCGCCCCCTATCTGGTCGGCAGGGAGAAGGTGCGCGAGTTCGCGCGCGCCGTCTTCGCCGACGCCCCGCAGCACACCGACGTCGAGGCGGCCCGCGCAGCCGGCTACGCCGACGTGGTCGCCCCGCCGACCTTCGCGATGGTGATCCAGGACCTCACGCTCCAGCAGCTGCTGGGCGACGAGAACGCCGGGATCGAGCTGTCGCGCACGGTCCATGCGGAGCAGCGGTTCCGCTACTCGCGGCCGATCGTGGCGGGCGACGAGGTCACCGCACAGCTGCGGGTCACCGGCATCCGCATGATGGGCGGCAACGCCATGATCACGAGCGAGACCGAGATCGTCGATGACGAGGGTGCGCACGTGGTCACCGCCACCACCGTGCTGCTCGTCGGCGCGGAAGAGGGAGAGGACGCCTGA
- a CDS encoding GntR family transcriptional regulator, whose amino-acid sequence MTQLSPGVGSTPLHEQVRGLLLREIDAGTYGEGERLPSEPELCERFGVSRITVRRAVADLESLGIVRRQQGRGTFVAPRREVIGAMTLGGFADTVVADGVKSRRIMRAETVPADEKRARRLGVQVGDPVFRLVRVFALDDIPLSIDDSRYSLTRFPEFDRHIRDDTSTYQVLRDVYGVEFSEMYREIDVGFTNAQTAEWLARPEHDPLIVIRKRALDRSGEIVHTSRVKVVPSRMTLNMVARSKD is encoded by the coding sequence GTGACTCAGCTGTCGCCGGGGGTGGGATCGACGCCGCTGCACGAGCAGGTCCGCGGGCTGCTCCTGCGCGAGATCGACGCGGGCACCTACGGCGAAGGGGAGCGGTTGCCGTCCGAGCCGGAGCTGTGCGAACGCTTCGGCGTCAGTCGCATCACGGTGCGTCGCGCGGTCGCCGATCTGGAGAGCCTCGGCATCGTGCGACGGCAGCAGGGCCGCGGCACGTTCGTGGCGCCGCGCCGCGAAGTGATCGGAGCCATGACGCTGGGCGGATTCGCCGACACGGTCGTCGCCGACGGCGTCAAGTCCCGTCGCATCATGCGCGCCGAGACCGTCCCCGCCGACGAGAAGCGCGCGCGCCGTCTCGGCGTGCAGGTGGGTGACCCGGTGTTCCGTCTCGTGCGCGTCTTCGCCCTCGACGACATCCCGCTGTCCATCGACGACAGCCGGTACTCCCTCACCCGCTTCCCCGAATTCGACCGGCACATCCGCGACGACACCTCCACCTACCAGGTGCTCCGCGACGTCTACGGCGTGGAGTTCTCGGAGATGTACCGCGAGATCGACGTGGGGTTCACGAACGCGCAGACAGCGGAGTGGCTCGCGCGCCCCGAGCACGATCCGCTCATCGTCATCCGCAAGCGTGCTCTCGACCGCTCCGGCGAGATCGTGCACACCTCCCGGGTGAAGGTCGTCCCCAGCCGGATGACGTTGAACATGGTGGCGCGATCGAAGGACTGA
- a CDS encoding PfkB family carbohydrate kinase yields the protein MTMDVDDLRAALAAVPPPSLVGVGDNVLDCYLHEDLAYPGGNALNVAAYSRLFFGGSAAFMGIMGDDRFADHVRGVLDEIGVDAARVRRVHGANGMAFVALDDDGDRRFVASNRGGVQSELRLRLSEVDHEYLARFARVHTSVYSSLEPELPAIAERGTRVSFDYSDDASPEVIRSTAPHVDVGFFSGGGLSDAEVEELGRYAVRCGIGSAVVTLGARGSLAFDAQSVHRTGIRPVTAVDALGAGDAFLTGFLAARAAGADLGDCLDVAATSGALACTLRGAFGYPVHAGDDARAQMLRHYPAPERRAST from the coding sequence ATGACCATGGACGTGGATGACCTCCGCGCCGCGCTCGCCGCGGTGCCCCCGCCCTCGCTCGTCGGCGTGGGTGACAACGTTCTCGACTGCTACCTGCACGAGGACCTCGCCTATCCCGGGGGCAACGCCCTGAACGTCGCCGCCTACAGCCGGCTGTTCTTCGGGGGGAGTGCCGCGTTCATGGGCATCATGGGCGACGACCGGTTCGCCGACCACGTGCGCGGCGTGCTCGACGAGATCGGCGTCGACGCCGCCCGGGTCCGTCGTGTGCACGGCGCCAACGGGATGGCGTTCGTCGCCCTCGACGACGACGGCGACCGGCGCTTCGTGGCCTCCAACCGCGGCGGGGTGCAATCCGAGCTGCGGCTGCGGCTGAGCGAGGTCGACCACGAGTATCTCGCCCGCTTCGCCCGCGTGCACACGTCGGTGTACTCGTCGCTGGAGCCCGAGCTGCCCGCCATCGCCGAGCGCGGGACGCGGGTGTCGTTCGACTACTCCGACGACGCGTCACCCGAGGTGATCCGCAGCACGGCACCGCACGTCGACGTCGGCTTCTTCTCCGGGGGCGGACTCTCCGATGCCGAGGTCGAGGAACTGGGCCGCTACGCCGTGCGCTGCGGCATCGGGTCGGCCGTGGTCACCCTGGGCGCCCGCGGATCCCTCGCCTTCGACGCGCAGTCCGTGCATCGCACCGGCATCCGCCCGGTCACCGCGGTCGACGCCCTCGGCGCGGGCGACGCGTTCCTCACCGGGTTCCTCGCGGCGCGGGCGGCCGGCGCCGACCTCGGCGACTGCCTCGACGTCGCCGCGACGAGCGGGGCGCTCGCCTGCACCCTGCGCGGTGCCTTCGGATACCCTGTGCATGCCGGGGACGACGCGCGAGCGCAGATGCTGCGCCACTATCCGGCGCCGGAGAGGAGGGCTTCGACGTGA
- a CDS encoding carbohydrate ABC transporter permease: MSGTRLRPAERLRQVPVHLVLVIYAVVIAYPLLWMVISSFKSSSEIFTDPWGLPSVWLVQNYAAAWDRGISDYFVNSVVVTIVSTVATVAIAALCAYGMVRLSSRIANIVLIIAMGGLVVAPQVSLIPLYRLLDAMGLLNTSWAMILPYVAFRLPMAILLIRSVFLGIPRELEDAATIDGCRSFGVFRHVYLPLSASVLTTAAVLTGYFAWNEFLFAIVYIDADALRTIPAGLMSFRDSLSTEWGVLLAGLTIAALPIVVVFLALQRYFVAGVAAGSVKG, encoded by the coding sequence ATGAGCGGCACCCGGCTCCGTCCGGCGGAACGTCTCCGCCAGGTTCCCGTCCACCTCGTCCTCGTGATCTACGCCGTCGTGATCGCCTACCCGCTGCTGTGGATGGTCATCTCGTCGTTCAAGTCGTCGTCCGAGATCTTCACCGACCCCTGGGGACTGCCGTCGGTCTGGCTCGTGCAGAACTACGCGGCCGCCTGGGACCGCGGCATCTCCGACTACTTCGTGAACTCGGTCGTCGTCACGATCGTCTCGACGGTGGCCACGGTGGCGATCGCGGCACTGTGCGCGTACGGCATGGTGCGACTGTCGAGCCGGATCGCGAACATCGTCCTGATCATCGCCATGGGCGGCCTGGTCGTCGCACCGCAGGTGAGCCTGATCCCGCTGTACCGGCTGCTGGACGCGATGGGCCTGCTGAACACCTCCTGGGCGATGATCCTGCCCTACGTGGCGTTCCGGCTGCCGATGGCGATCCTCCTCATCCGGTCGGTGTTCCTCGGGATCCCGCGCGAGCTGGAGGACGCCGCGACCATCGACGGCTGCCGCTCGTTCGGCGTCTTCCGCCACGTCTACCTCCCGCTGAGCGCCTCGGTGCTCACCACGGCCGCCGTGCTGACCGGCTACTTCGCCTGGAACGAGTTCCTCTTCGCGATCGTCTACATCGACGCCGATGCGCTGCGCACCATTCCCGCCGGGCTGATGTCGTTCCGGGACTCGCTGTCGACCGAATGGGGGGTGCTGCTGGCAGGATTGACGATCGCCGCCCTCCCGATCGTGGTGGTGTTCCTCGCACTGCAGCGCTACTTCGTGGCGGGCGTCGCGGCGGGGAGCGTGAAGGGATGA
- a CDS encoding carbohydrate ABC transporter permease: MRTRSRAWSNLLYVLPAIILIGVFVYYPLVANAAFGFFSFSAGAGEMRFVGLDNFARLLSDPVIATALGNNILYAVVSIVCQVLGALVIAAWLTRLLGPRMGAFLRSVYFLPAVISMTVIALLFTFVYNARGGLLNALLEAVGLGGLQTAWLADVDTAMGAVIGVSQWQSIGYVCMLYVVALQQIPEEYYEAASLDGAGRIRQFFSITVPQAKEMIFVAMILTVSGAFTVFNEPYILTKGGPGNTTQVLATYMYNQGFFQNQMGYASAIASLIFVITLVLSVVQMVSFRSGRD; encoded by the coding sequence ATGAGAACACGATCCCGAGCCTGGTCGAACCTGCTCTACGTGCTTCCCGCGATCATCCTGATCGGGGTGTTCGTGTACTACCCGCTGGTCGCCAACGCGGCCTTCGGCTTCTTCTCCTTCAGCGCCGGCGCCGGTGAGATGCGCTTCGTCGGCCTCGACAACTTCGCCCGCCTGCTGTCGGACCCCGTGATCGCGACCGCGCTGGGCAACAACATCCTGTACGCGGTCGTGTCGATCGTGTGCCAGGTGCTGGGCGCTCTCGTGATCGCGGCCTGGCTCACCCGGCTGCTGGGACCGCGCATGGGCGCCTTCCTGCGGAGCGTCTACTTCCTCCCCGCCGTCATCTCCATGACGGTGATCGCGCTGCTGTTCACGTTCGTCTACAACGCCCGTGGCGGACTGCTCAACGCCCTGCTGGAAGCCGTCGGGCTCGGCGGCCTGCAGACCGCGTGGCTCGCCGACGTCGACACGGCCATGGGGGCGGTCATCGGCGTCTCGCAGTGGCAGAGCATCGGCTACGTCTGCATGCTCTACGTCGTGGCGCTGCAGCAGATCCCCGAGGAGTACTACGAGGCGGCGTCGCTCGACGGCGCCGGCCGCATCCGCCAGTTCTTCAGCATCACCGTGCCGCAGGCCAAGGAGATGATCTTCGTCGCCATGATCCTCACCGTCTCTGGGGCCTTCACGGTCTTCAACGAGCCCTACATCCTCACCAAGGGAGGCCCGGGCAACACCACCCAGGTGCTGGCGACCTACATGTACAACCAGGGCTTCTTCCAGAACCAGATGGGCTACGCCTCGGCCATTGCCAGCCTGATCTTCGTGATCACCCTCGTGCTGTCGGTCGTGCAGATGGTGTCGTTCCGAAGCGGGAGGGACTGA
- a CDS encoding ABC transporter substrate-binding protein, which yields MMRTSTRIGVAAAAAVALVVPLASCAGGESEAADGQVEISFFHRWPNEPKNSYYSDMVAEFEKENPDITVSVESVLNDAYKDKVKVVAGSANAPDVLFTWSGSFVDELVANDALLDLGPWLEEDAAFRDSFYPSQLEAFEVDGTSYGLPVGMQSKLFFYNKDVFEELGLEPPTTWDEFIDVLEEIQDAGMTPIEYGAQEQWTIAHYVGTLNQRVVDPEVFAADQDPATGEFTDPGYVTALERFQELAEYMNDDLTAVGHEIARNAWIAGEAPIMYMQSAEVGYFGDAQFEYGTFNFPAVEGGKGDPEELTGAPEGFAISKTTKHPEEAQRFLEFLLSTQSGIAYAERAGELSPVKGAVEEADVPEISQELAQGIVDASAMTTWLDNAYDPQIVQAYLSETQLMLSGQQTPEGVMAAVQEAATRVRDAS from the coding sequence ATGATGCGAACGTCAACCCGGATCGGCGTGGCGGCTGCGGCCGCTGTCGCCCTCGTCGTCCCCCTGGCCTCGTGCGCCGGAGGCGAGAGCGAGGCCGCGGACGGCCAGGTGGAGATCAGCTTCTTCCACCGCTGGCCGAACGAGCCGAAAAACTCGTACTACAGCGACATGGTGGCGGAGTTCGAGAAGGAGAACCCCGACATCACCGTCTCCGTCGAGAGCGTGCTCAACGACGCCTACAAGGACAAGGTCAAGGTCGTCGCCGGCTCCGCGAACGCCCCGGACGTGCTCTTCACGTGGAGCGGATCGTTCGTCGATGAGCTCGTCGCCAACGACGCGCTGCTCGACCTGGGGCCGTGGCTCGAAGAGGACGCCGCGTTCCGTGACAGCTTCTACCCGAGCCAGCTCGAGGCCTTCGAGGTCGACGGCACCTCCTACGGTCTGCCTGTGGGGATGCAGTCGAAGCTGTTCTTCTACAACAAGGACGTCTTCGAGGAGCTGGGGCTCGAGCCGCCGACGACGTGGGACGAGTTCATCGACGTGCTGGAGGAGATCCAGGACGCGGGGATGACCCCCATCGAGTACGGCGCGCAGGAGCAGTGGACGATCGCGCACTACGTGGGCACGCTCAACCAGCGCGTGGTCGACCCGGAGGTCTTCGCCGCGGATCAGGATCCCGCCACCGGCGAGTTCACCGACCCCGGGTACGTGACCGCTCTGGAGAGGTTCCAGGAGCTGGCGGAGTACATGAACGACGACCTCACCGCCGTCGGGCACGAGATCGCGCGCAACGCGTGGATCGCGGGGGAGGCGCCCATCATGTACATGCAGAGCGCCGAGGTGGGGTACTTCGGCGACGCGCAGTTCGAGTACGGCACGTTCAACTTCCCGGCCGTCGAGGGAGGCAAGGGCGACCCGGAGGAGTTGACGGGGGCACCGGAGGGCTTCGCGATCTCGAAGACCACGAAGCACCCGGAGGAGGCGCAGCGCTTCCTGGAGTTCCTGCTCAGCACGCAGAGCGGCATCGCCTACGCCGAGCGGGCGGGGGAGCTGAGCCCGGTGAAGGGTGCCGTGGAGGAGGCGGACGTGCCCGAGATCTCCCAGGAGCTCGCGCAGGGGATCGTCGACGCCTCGGCGATGACCACCTGGCTCGACAACGCCTACGATCCGCAGATCGTGCAGGCGTACCTGTCCGAGACGCAGCTGATGCTCAGCGGCCAGCAGACCCCGGAGGGTGTCATGGCCGCCGTGCAGGAGGCGGCGACGCGGGTGCGCGACGCCTCCTGA
- a CDS encoding SIS domain-containing protein, whose amino-acid sequence MSATALFVDSAAIENQLAAARQAIATRDTISRVVLTACGGSYAVMQPIEYLFGTKAVRLEATALNAAEFTSRASSRVDADTLVLLCSHSGTTPETVEAARHARERGALTVAFTFDPASPLAEAAEHVVAYQHGEGKSEAHVGPALLLRLAAGILDDREQAGIATAVDDAVAQLPSLVPAAREAHAAAADAWGYASRREPLIYTMAAGSNFGSAYSFAICLLQEMQWVHSAAIHAGEYFHGPFEITEEDVPFIALLGLDETRAVEQRAVDFVTKHSKRVLVLDAQEFGLDVVAPEVRGVFAHLLFNIVLRAYADALADHRGHPLSVRRYMWRMEY is encoded by the coding sequence TTGTCTGCCACCGCTCTGTTCGTCGACTCCGCCGCCATCGAGAACCAGCTCGCTGCGGCTCGCCAGGCGATCGCGACCCGGGACACCATCTCGCGCGTCGTGCTCACCGCCTGCGGCGGCTCCTACGCCGTCATGCAGCCCATCGAGTACCTCTTCGGAACGAAGGCCGTCCGGCTCGAGGCGACCGCCCTGAACGCCGCCGAGTTCACCTCGCGCGCCTCGTCCCGCGTCGACGCGGACACCCTCGTCCTCCTCTGCTCGCACTCGGGCACCACCCCGGAGACGGTCGAAGCCGCCCGTCACGCCCGCGAGCGCGGCGCCCTCACCGTCGCCTTCACGTTCGACCCCGCCTCCCCGTTGGCCGAGGCCGCGGAGCATGTCGTGGCCTACCAGCACGGCGAGGGCAAGAGCGAGGCCCACGTCGGGCCGGCGCTCCTCCTGCGCCTCGCCGCCGGCATCCTCGACGACCGCGAGCAGGCGGGTATCGCGACCGCCGTCGACGACGCCGTGGCCCAGTTGCCCTCGCTCGTTCCCGCAGCCCGCGAGGCGCACGCCGCCGCCGCCGATGCCTGGGGCTACGCCTCCCGCCGCGAGCCCCTCATCTACACCATGGCCGCGGGATCCAACTTCGGCTCGGCCTACTCCTTCGCCATCTGCCTGCTGCAGGAGATGCAGTGGGTGCACTCCGCCGCGATCCACGCCGGCGAGTACTTCCACGGCCCGTTCGAGATCACCGAGGAGGACGTGCCCTTCATCGCGCTGCTCGGCCTCGACGAGACCCGCGCCGTGGAGCAGCGCGCCGTCGACTTCGTCACGAAGCACTCGAAGCGGGTGCTGGTGCTCGACGCGCAGGAGTTCGGCCTGGACGTCGTCGCCCCCGAGGTCCGTGGCGTCTTCGCCCACCTGCTCTTCAACATCGTGCTGCGCGCCTACGCGGACGCGCTCGCCGACCACCGTGGTCACCCCCTCAGCGTGCGCCGCTACATGTGGCGCATGGAGTACTAG
- a CDS encoding sulfite exporter TauE/SafE family protein, whose protein sequence is MTDAQALRRGPRAYTAFIGIGLLAGLLSGLFGVGGGTVIVPLLVLLLHFDQRLAAGTSLAAIVPTASVGVISYATTGSVAWIPALILAAGAVVGAQIGTRLLPRISQTALRWGFVGFLVVVIVSLFLVIPSRDAVFELTWLTGIALVGVGVGTGILAGLIGVGGGVIVVPVLMLAFGTSDLVAKGTSLLMMIPTAISGTVGNLRNRNVDLLAAALIGVSACTTTALGAWLATIVNPSVGNILFAAYLVVIAVQMAIKAVRGRRRA, encoded by the coding sequence GTGACTGACGCGCAGGCCCTGAGACGCGGGCCTCGCGCCTACACGGCATTCATCGGCATCGGCCTGCTCGCCGGTCTCCTCTCCGGCCTGTTCGGCGTCGGCGGCGGCACGGTCATCGTCCCGCTCCTGGTGCTCCTGCTGCACTTCGACCAGCGGCTCGCGGCCGGCACCTCGCTGGCCGCGATCGTGCCGACCGCCAGCGTCGGTGTCATCTCGTACGCCACCACCGGATCGGTGGCATGGATCCCGGCCCTGATCCTCGCCGCGGGCGCCGTGGTGGGCGCGCAGATCGGCACGCGCCTGCTCCCGCGCATCTCGCAGACCGCGCTGCGCTGGGGCTTCGTGGGCTTCCTGGTCGTGGTGATCGTGAGCCTGTTCCTGGTGATCCCCTCGCGGGACGCCGTGTTCGAGCTGACCTGGCTCACCGGTATCGCCCTGGTCGGCGTCGGCGTGGGCACCGGCATCCTCGCCGGACTCATCGGCGTCGGCGGCGGTGTGATCGTGGTGCCGGTGCTCATGCTCGCGTTCGGCACCAGCGACCTGGTCGCCAAGGGCACGTCGCTGCTGATGATGATCCCGACCGCGATCTCCGGCACCGTCGGCAACCTCCGCAACCGGAACGTCGACCTGCTCGCCGCCGCGCTCATCGGTGTCTCGGCGTGCACGACGACCGCGCTCGGCGCGTGGCTCGCGACGATCGTCAACCCCTCCGTGGGCAACATCCTGTTCGCCGCGTACCTCGTGGTGATCGCGGTGCAGATGGCGATCAAGGCCGTCCGCGGCCGTCGTCGCGCCTGA
- a CDS encoding tripartite tricarboxylate transporter permease: MDSWTLLLEGFATALQPQYLVFAFFGVLIGTAVGVLPGIGPAMTVALLLPLTYTLEPAAALITFAGIYYGGMYGGSTTSILLNTPGESASIVTAIEGNRMAKLGRGAAALATAAIGSFVAGTLATIGLTLLAPVLAQFAVNLGPADYVALIVVAFVTVGALMGSSVPRGLLSLGVGLFLGLVGTDWLSGQQRYTLGLLPLADGIDVVLVAVGLFAVGETLYVAARLRHGAVDVIPVARGWRSWMTKDDWRRSWKPWLRGTAIGFPIGTIPAGGADVATFLSYATERKLSRRKDEFGRGAIEGVAGPESANNAAAAGVLVPLLTLGLPTTATAAIILTAFQTYGLQPGPLLFTGQSDLVWALVASLYIGNVILLVLNLPLVGMWVKLLQIPRPYLYAGILLFAAFGAYALNFAVVDILILLIIGVLGYFLRRYGFPVAPLVVGMILGPMGEEQLRRALQLSQGDLTTLVAQPFAAVAYAVLALLIAGGLWLRRRQWRYEQALTASIAVPVKADSEV, translated from the coding sequence ATGGACAGCTGGACCCTGCTCCTGGAGGGCTTCGCGACCGCGCTGCAGCCCCAGTACCTCGTGTTCGCGTTCTTCGGCGTGCTGATCGGCACGGCAGTGGGCGTGCTCCCGGGTATCGGCCCCGCCATGACGGTGGCCCTCCTCCTGCCGCTCACCTACACGCTGGAGCCGGCCGCGGCCCTGATCACCTTCGCCGGCATCTACTACGGCGGCATGTACGGCGGATCGACCACGAGCATCCTCCTCAACACTCCCGGGGAGTCGGCCTCGATCGTCACCGCGATCGAGGGCAACAGGATGGCCAAGCTCGGCCGGGGCGCCGCGGCCCTCGCGACCGCGGCGATCGGCTCGTTCGTCGCCGGCACGCTCGCGACGATCGGCCTCACGCTGCTGGCGCCGGTGCTGGCGCAGTTCGCCGTGAACCTCGGACCGGCGGACTACGTGGCGCTGATCGTCGTCGCGTTCGTCACGGTCGGCGCGCTCATGGGCTCCTCGGTGCCGCGGGGCCTGCTGTCGCTCGGCGTCGGGCTGTTCCTCGGGCTGGTCGGCACCGACTGGCTGTCCGGGCAGCAGCGCTACACGCTCGGCCTGCTGCCGCTCGCGGACGGCATCGACGTGGTGCTGGTGGCGGTGGGCCTGTTCGCCGTGGGGGAGACGCTCTACGTCGCCGCCCGTCTGCGCCACGGTGCGGTCGACGTGATCCCGGTGGCGCGCGGGTGGCGGAGCTGGATGACGAAGGACGACTGGCGGAGGTCGTGGAAGCCGTGGCTGCGCGGCACCGCCATCGGGTTCCCGATCGGGACGATCCCGGCGGGCGGTGCCGATGTCGCGACCTTCCTGTCGTACGCGACGGAGCGGAAGCTCTCCCGCCGCAAGGACGAGTTCGGGCGTGGCGCCATCGAGGGGGTGGCCGGGCCGGAGTCGGCGAACAACGCGGCAGCGGCCGGAGTGCTCGTGCCGCTGCTGACGCTCGGCCTGCCGACCACCGCGACCGCGGCGATCATCCTGACCGCGTTCCAGACGTACGGCCTGCAGCCGGGCCCGCTGCTGTTCACGGGACAGTCCGACCTGGTGTGGGCGCTGGTGGCGAGCCTGTACATCGGCAACGTCATCCTGCTCGTGCTCAACCTGCCGCTCGTGGGCATGTGGGTGAAGCTGCTGCAGATCCCTCGGCCGTACCTCTACGCGGGCATCCTGCTCTTCGCCGCGTTCGGTGCCTATGCGCTGAACTTCGCGGTCGTCGACATCCTGATCCTGCTCATCATCGGTGTGCTGGGGTACTTCCTCCGCCGGTACGGGTTCCCCGTGGCACCGCTCGTGGTGGGCATGATCCTCGGGCCGATGGGCGAGGAGCAGCTGCGTCGCGCACTTCAGTTGAGCCAGGGCGACCTGACGACGCTCGTCGCGCAGCCGTTCGCGGCCGTCGCCTACGCCGTGCTCGCGCTGCTGATCGCGGGCGGGCTGTGGCTGCGGCGTCGGCAGTGGCGGTACGAGCAGGCGCTCACGGCGTCGATCGCGGTGCCGGTGAAGGCCGACTCCGAGGTGTGA